One Hippoglossus stenolepis isolate QCI-W04-F060 chromosome 6, HSTE1.2, whole genome shotgun sequence genomic window, CACTGAGGGTGAATCTACTAatccaaccacacacacacacatatagtaAAGGAGTATGGAATAAACAGATACATATTAAAAAGGAGGAGTTGATAAAGATGTGTGGGAGGAGATGGGATTAAAAAACCTACCTAGAAGTGGTTCGCTGACAACTGACAACGACAGACAACCAGCGGGGGTGAATTCTGTTTGACCGAGGTCGCCTTCCAAATAATCCACACACGtggtgctgcagacacacaaacagacaaacgtgAGATCCTATTATTATCTCATATTTTGACTGTATCGGCCTCTACAGGAATGTTAAGTACTGTGATGCACAGGGATCATAACAACACCAACCACATCACTTTAACGATTCAATATGATGAATAATCTTCACATACAAACTTAAGGTATATCACAAAATATCAACATACTTTTTATACAAATGAAGAAAGCATGTTGTGTTAATATTAAGAGAACTTACTGATTTAGTAAAGTGTTGATGAGGGTGCGGATAAATGATGACTTGCCCACATTCTTTGTTCCACATACGAGGATAACTGCACAACCATCCATGTCCCCTGAGAACAACAGACAGGTGTCAATCAAATGTGATTTGAACACATAAATCTGTTGACTTCAGTCTGTTACATACAGTGCATGGTTTTATTCAGAGATGAAAACTGATACGAAGCTAAAATATGAACGGGGGCACTgctgaaaaaggaaaagttaGATGAATAGGAAAAAAcgattttctgttttctctcaggctgCAGACTTGTTTAAAACCTTAAAGTCTCACTCCAGCAGCTTATTTCACTCCCTAAATTGTATAATATGTAAAGGTCATTAAAAAAATTCCCCCTTTAATGGTTTAAATGTAACTCTACACCAGTAGATGGTAACTGGAGACCTGCTAACATTAATATCTAGTTTAACAGTTGAAATTGTGGACTGCTCCTTTAAGACATCCTGTGTTGCCTTGATACAACAGCAGCCTCTTCTGGtgactctgtttctctcaggCTGGTTCAGTAATACATCATTCTGATAAAATGATGAATACAGACGAGctgaaagctgctttcaaagaAACCTGGAATATATGAAAGTTTCACCTTTTGAATTAAACTAAATTGAACTTTTCCACAGTATTTAATCTTTTGAGCTGGACCTGTAAATTGATTTAACACAAAACGAAATCTCCTCAGCAACTTCAAGTTGGTTCATTAAGTGTTTCACAGTTTATTGACCTGATTTGGTTTGCTTTGCACGTCACAAACAACGACAGGGTGATAATGTATTAAGGTTTAACCAGGACAGCTACATTAAagtctccatttcctccagtTCACACAATGAATTTCATGTCTCACAGGGACTCACCTTTGCAGGCGCTGACCACTGAGGTGAGAGCATCTCTGTTGCTCCTTGACAACTTCAGGCCCTCGACGGTGCTCACCAGAGGAATCATTCCCAAACCATTGAGGGGAGTGTCGAGAACGGCCGACACGAGTTCACTCTACGAACAAGGCAGAGGGGAAAAGCTTCTGTTAGTCAACTCTGACAGAGCCTGCAACATTTTGTGATATTATAtgagaagaaaatgtaaaaatatcagTTTACTTACCATCGGGGGGCTGAACAATTCATTGAGCTCTTTGAAACTCGACAGAAACCGCGTCAGAGGCGTCTCCATGGGCTCCAGCAGGATGATGGACGAGCGCGACGTTATGCTTTTCAGCAACTTTTTCTGAGATGCTGCAAAAGACAGTCAAGAAAAATATAGTGCATCAAACAAGACACTCTCAGTCTCTTCCTAGTACAcaattagattaaaaaaaaaaactaataactAATACGAGAGTTGATTGGTTACCTGTTGACAGATACTTTCGGAGGATGTGTGACGCCTCAGTACTGTGATCTCTGGAGTTAGCAGAACTTTCCACTGCACTGATGGTCAGTGGACAATGTGAGGCGGGGGAGAAGAGTGGATACGACTGCTGGCCCTCTTCAATAGTGAAGCCCATCACTTCTACACGGCCGTACAGGCAGGTCAAAAAGCACTTCCCCGGAAACACAGGTTCTGCAGGAGAACATCGTTGTGTTCAGTTAAAGAAATGGACTGAAGTGTTTGAAagatttgctgttgttgttactACGTGAAGTATCCTGACACATACCTGATCCATCTGCATGACAAGCACCGCGTGGTTCTGCTGATCATCCCTCTCTGCGCAGTAATGCAGGGCCTCTCCCTCCAGTCTGCCTGGTCGGAAATCCTCAGAGTCCGCCGAGGTCTCCACGCCGTTCCCGTGAACCGCCTGGGAATACTCCTTCCACTCCTGTGAGTCGTCGGACTCGTTGTCCATTGTGAATGCTGCACTTCCATTAGCCTGACTGAAGGGTTTCTTCAGTGCAGACTGTGCAGTGTTTTTCTTAGAGTCAGACACAGACTTGGCTTTAGTTTGCAGCCTCTTGACCGAGGGTTTCTTCTTCACGGTCGCCTTGTGCTCTTTGACCATCCTGGCCATGACCGGAGACGAGCTGAGCTGAGAGGAGCTGACGGGAGGCCGGCTCCGTTTACCCCTCACATCTTTCCACTTCTGAGACTTAGCGGGGCCCTTGACCTGTGCCGTTTTGTTCaccttcatttttctctcatcAACAATTACTCATGAGGGAGCCggtgaaaaacaaaaggggGGAGCCTGCaaaacagagaggcagagaattAGCAAAAAGGTGCATCGTCTACGAGGGAACAAGCTGTGTAATATATTCTGTTAACAGCACATTACAATACACCGTGTCTGTTATATTCATCTAGTATCAGTAGAGCAATTTAATCCAATATGTGCAATAATtctcatgtgtgtttacatcttaTTTATCTATTTGAGAGCGAGTGTAAGATGATATGAAACTGAGACAAACGTAAAATCCTCATCTTAAAGAAGCGGAGAAAAATACTTGAAATTATCTCTAATAAAATATGACTTTCTGTTGATCTACTGAATGATTAATGGGCTGATTGCACTGGTTGTGGTTTTAATACGTCTGTGCACAGAAGGATAATAAACCAGTTACTCATTCTTCCCGCAGTAATTAATATTATTAGAGCTGCAGCGATTAATCGATCaactaaaaaaataatctgCCCTATTCTGATCATTGAATAATTGTGTAAGAAAATACATTCAACATCTCAAACATGAAGATTTCTAGGTTTTCTCtataaaactgaatatatatttgttttgttacgTGACATTaacagttttcattcatttctgacAGAGGTTGAGTTCAGATTCACAAGTTAACGGAAACTTATGGACActgaggttttctttttgtttttgatgcaCATATTGTGGAGGAAGTTTGTCATTATGATATTCTAGACACATGGTTACTAG contains:
- the nol9 gene encoding LOW QUALITY PROTEIN: polynucleotide 5'-hydroxyl-kinase NOL9 (The sequence of the model RefSeq protein was modified relative to this genomic sequence to represent the inferred CDS: inserted 1 base in 1 codon) codes for the protein MKVNKTAQVKGPAKSQKWKDVRGKRSRPPVSSSQLSSSPVMARMVKEHKATVKKKPSVKRLQTKAKSVSDSKKNTAQSALKKPFSQANGSAAFTMDNESDDSQEWKEYSQAVHGNGVETSADSEDFRPGRLEGEALHYCAERDDQQNHAVLVMQMDQNLCFXGKCFLTCLYGRVEVMGFTIEEGQQSYPLFSPASHCPLTISAVESSANSRDHSTEASHILRKYLSTASQKKLLKSITSRSSIILLEPMETPLTRFLSSFKELNELFSPPMSELVSAVLDTPLNGLGMIPLVSTVEGLKLSRSNRDALTSVVSACKGDMDGCAVILVCGTKNVGKSSFIRTLINTLLNHTTCVDYLEGDLGQTEFTPAGCLSLSVVSEPLLGPPFTHQRTPEHMIYYGQSSCESNLDRYLESLKSLWRRRPQSRETPVIINTMGWVKGFGFQLLVDMIRFFPVSHVVQLGHSGLTQCPALSPEFLRTAHGFQTHPPTQTALEEFTESHSPPRSYTHLIVQSEFQGVARQGTAKHQRSNEHRELSLLSYLSQLQSPDPGPVRPLHSLTPYQVPHSAVALGVIHCEVRPGHMFYAANASLVGLCCLAEKLTSRGGPVLLSQAPICPCVGFGVLRGIDMARGLYLLLTPVDPSVLRKVNCLLLGAISLPFFVLTTQSDLEGEKPYVTADYSFDLTGAGKLRVFKGLTRPSQIGM